A single region of the Musa acuminata AAA Group cultivar baxijiao chromosome BXJ1-11, Cavendish_Baxijiao_AAA, whole genome shotgun sequence genome encodes:
- the LOC103972681 gene encoding cytochrome P450 94C1 — MEETVEAFRSLFSLLFLSFAAAFFLLALVLKALRSMPWWCSCPVCEAYVTKSWTAHFDNLCDWYAHLLRESPTRTIHIHVLGNTVTANPNNVEHMLRARFDNYPKGKTFSAILGDLLGRGIFNVDGHLWRFQRKMAGAELGSSAVRFFASCIVADEVRGRFLPLLDVSSADDKILDLQDVFRRFAFDNICKISFGIDPGCLELSLPMSEFAAAFDKASRLSASRATSTMPMVWKAKRLLNRGSERELREAIGMVNLLANELIRQRRKLGFSSNHDLLSRFMACVDDEKYLRDIIISFMLAGRDTVASALTCFFLLLSRHPDVRSAIRDEIDRVVGCGAATAGYDRLRDLHYLHAAIYESMRLYPPVQFDSKFCLEDDVLPDGTFVSKGTRVTYHAYAMGRMEELWGSDCHEFRPQRWLTNGAFTPESPYKYPVFQGGLRVCLGKDMALMEMKTVIVAVVRRFDIHVVDDGSSLPPKFTPGLTASLEGGLPVRVQRRDTSFPTQQLGACSAQCSSIC, encoded by the coding sequence atggaggaaaCAGTGGAAGCCTTTCGGTCTCtgttctccctcctcttcctctccttcgccGCCGCCTTCTTCCTCCTCGCGCTGGTGCTCAAGGCGCTGAGGTCCATGCCCTGGTGGTGCAGTTGCCCCGTGTGCGAGGCGTACGTGACCAAGTCGTGGACCGCCCACTTCGACAACCTCTGCGACTGGTACGCGCACCTCCTCCGGGAGTCGCCCACGCGCACCATCCACATCCACGTGCTCGGGAACACCGTCACGGCCAACCCCAACAACGTCGAGCACATGCTTCGTGCCCGCTTCGACAACTACCCCAAGGGGAAAACCTTCTCCGCCATCCTCGGCGACCTCCTCGGCCGCGGCATCTTCAACGTCGACGGCCATCTCTGGCGCTTCCAGCGCAAGATGGCCGGCGCCGAGCTCGGCAGCAGCGCCGTCCGCTTCTTCGCCTCTTGCATCGTGGCCGACGAGGTCCGCGGTCGCTTCCTCCCCCTCCTCGACGTCTCCAGCGCGGACGATAAGATCCTCGACCTGCAGGACGTGTTCCGGAGGTTCGCGTTCGATAACATATGTAAGATCTCGTTCGGGATCGACCCTGGCTGCCTGGAGCTGTCGCTGCCTATGTCCGAGTTCGCGGCGGCCTTCGACAAGGCCTCCAGGCTATCGGCCTCGCGGGCGACCTCGACGATGCCCATGGTATGGAAAGCCAAGCGGCTTCTCAACAGGGGATCGGAAAGGGAGCTCCGGGAGGCGATCGGCATGGTGAACCTCCTCGCGAACGAGCTCATTCGCCAGAGACGGAAGCTCGGTTTCTCTTCGAACCACGATCTCCTCTCTCGATTCATGGCCTGCGTCGATGACGAAAAGTACCTGCGAGACATCATAATTAGCTTCATGCTGGCCGGACGCGACACGGTGGCGTCGGCCCTGACTTGCTTCTTCCTCCTGCTGTCTCGCCACCCGGACGTCCGTTCCGCCATACGCGACGAGATCGACCGCGTCGTGGGATGCGGCGCGGCGACCGCCGGCTACGATCGCTTGCGAGACCTGCACTATCTGCATGCGGCCATCTACGAGAGCATGCGGCTGTACCCGCCGGTGCAGTTCGATTCCAAGTTCTGCCTCGAGGACGACGTGCTGCCCGACGGAACCTTCGTCAGCAAGGGGACGCGGGTCACGTACCACGCCTACGCCATGGGGAGGATGGAAGAGCTGTGGGGGAGCGATTGCCACGAGTTCCGACCGCAGCGGTGGCTGACCAACGGAGCGTTCACGCCCGAGAGCCCCTACAAGTACCCGGTGTTCCAAGGCGGCCTCCGGGTGTGCCTCGGCAAGGACATGGCGCTAATGGAGATGAAGACGGTGATCGTGGCGGTGGTCCGGCGGTTCGACATCCACGTCGTAGACGACGGCAGCAGCCTGCCGCCCAAGTTTACGCCCGGCCTCACCGCCTCACTGGAGGGCGGCCTTCCGGTCCGAGTTCAGCGGAGGGATACGAGCTTCCCTACGCAACAGCTCGGCGCATGTTCGGCGCAGTGCAGCTCGATCTGCTAA